One genomic region from Thermoleptolyngbya sichuanensis A183 encodes:
- a CDS encoding pentapeptide repeat-containing protein, producing MRLLRALLSLVFGLWVGLMGLPQGAIAASSAAIRAYDDVEATTKNFAGQQLIQAEFANAQLAGADFSGADLRGAVFNGSTLTGANLKGIDMTDGIAYLSNFAGADLSNAVLTSAMLLKSNFKGAKVDGADFTFAMLDREQVLHLCKTASGINPVTGADTRESLGCK from the coding sequence ATGCGTTTACTTCGAGCGTTGCTGAGTCTGGTGTTTGGGCTGTGGGTGGGGCTGATGGGGCTGCCGCAGGGGGCGATCGCCGCGAGTTCTGCTGCCATCCGCGCCTACGACGACGTAGAAGCCACCACCAAAAATTTTGCAGGACAACAGTTGATTCAAGCCGAATTTGCCAATGCTCAGCTTGCTGGAGCAGACTTCAGCGGTGCTGACCTGCGCGGGGCTGTGTTCAACGGTTCCACGCTTACGGGGGCCAACCTGAAAGGAATCGACATGACCGATGGGATTGCCTACCTCAGCAATTTTGCAGGAGCCGACCTGAGCAATGCCGTGCTGACTTCTGCCATGCTGCTGAAAAGTAACTTCAAGGGTGCGAAGGTGGACGGAGCCGATTTTACCTTTGCCATGCTGGATCGAGAGCAAGTGCTTCATCTATGCAAAACGGCATCAGGTATAAACCCGGTGACTGGCGCTGATACACGAGAATCGCTGGGGTGCAAGTAG